One window of Dysgonomonas mossii genomic DNA carries:
- a CDS encoding lipopolysaccharide biosynthesis protein — MQENNKRIAKNTLFLYFRMLFTMGVNLYTSRVILKTLGVEDFGIYNVVGGVVAMFAFINGSLTSGTQRFLTFQIGKNNFVGLKKIFSASLNTHIILALIILILAETIGLWFLKNEISIPENREYAAFWVYQFSVFAILLSIIQVPYNASIIAHEQMNVYAYVSIIDVTLKLIVVYLLSISEYDKLITYSFLIFIVNSIIINIYIIYCRKKYSECRFELVSDKSIYKSILTFSGWNTFGSGAVVGATQGINIVLNIFFGPAVNAARGISVQVNNAITSFVNNFQTAVNPQIVKLYAAGKISELYTLLFQNAKFSFCMMWCLLLPIFLKLEIILKLWLVEVPEYTALFCRLILLQSLISCLQRPFVMAINATGKIKLLNIVSGGILLAVLPISYILLKEGVALYIPFIVHIIASICGFFIELFLLHKYIRLPINRLFTDVFIPILFIIICSLPIPIIVCYSLADNILSLTWVIVISLISVIIPVYNIALSKEMKDKIKQRIKRYNIK; from the coding sequence ATGCAAGAGAATAATAAACGTATAGCTAAAAACACTCTATTTCTCTATTTTCGGATGTTGTTCACAATGGGGGTTAATTTATATACTTCCCGCGTAATATTGAAAACATTAGGAGTAGAGGATTTTGGGATATACAATGTCGTTGGCGGAGTTGTAGCTATGTTTGCCTTTATAAATGGCTCATTGACATCTGGAACCCAACGTTTTCTAACATTTCAAATAGGGAAAAACAATTTCGTTGGACTGAAAAAAATCTTTTCGGCATCACTCAACACACACATTATTTTAGCCTTAATAATCCTAATTCTTGCAGAAACAATTGGACTTTGGTTTTTAAAAAATGAGATAAGCATTCCTGAAAATCGTGAATATGCGGCTTTCTGGGTCTATCAGTTTTCTGTTTTTGCTATACTTCTATCTATCATCCAAGTTCCATATAATGCCAGTATCATAGCACATGAGCAAATGAATGTTTATGCATATGTAAGCATTATTGATGTTACTTTAAAACTAATAGTTGTTTATCTATTATCTATTTCAGAATATGATAAACTCATTACTTATTCGTTCCTAATTTTTATAGTAAATAGCATTATAATAAATATTTATATTATTTACTGTAGAAAGAAATACTCTGAATGCCGATTTGAATTAGTATCAGATAAATCCATATATAAATCTATATTAACTTTCTCCGGTTGGAATACTTTTGGAAGTGGTGCTGTCGTTGGAGCAACACAAGGAATTAATATTGTATTAAACATATTTTTTGGACCAGCAGTTAATGCCGCACGAGGAATTTCCGTGCAAGTTAACAATGCAATCACATCTTTTGTTAATAATTTTCAAACGGCAGTGAATCCACAAATAGTAAAACTATATGCTGCTGGAAAAATAAGTGAATTATATACTCTGTTATTTCAGAACGCTAAATTTTCTTTTTGCATGATGTGGTGTTTACTCCTCCCTATATTCTTAAAATTAGAAATAATATTAAAACTTTGGCTAGTAGAAGTTCCTGAATACACAGCCTTATTCTGTCGATTAATTCTCTTACAATCTTTAATCTCATGTTTACAACGTCCTTTCGTGATGGCCATTAATGCAACAGGAAAAATAAAATTATTAAACATTGTATCCGGGGGGATCTTATTAGCCGTATTACCTATATCTTATATTTTATTAAAGGAAGGGGTAGCTCTTTATATACCTTTTATTGTTCATATTATAGCATCTATTTGTGGGTTTTTTATAGAATTATTCTTACTTCATAAATATATACGTTTACCAATAAATAGATTATTTACCGATGTATTTATTCCAATATTATTTATTATCATTTGTTCTTTACCTATACCTATAATCGTTTGTTATAGCCTGGCTGACAATATACTATCTTTAACATGGGTAATCGTAATATCGCTAATATCAGTTATTATACCTGTGTACAATATAGCTCTAAGTAAAGAAATGAAAGACAAAATAAAGCAACGAATAAAAAGATATAATATAAAATAA
- a CDS encoding Wzz/FepE/Etk N-terminal domain-containing protein, with protein sequence MEGQRQDNISEEKEIDLLALVNKIWLKKKFILKVVGIAFILGLVVAFSIPKEYTTRVILVPDTQTSGTMGSLAALAGINLNSMTGTDALASPDLYPDIINSSPFLQGLFDIPVIDADKNIDTTLYSYLNDHQSAAWWSYILNAGGLLKKQFSSNDKNINMIKAPNSRFISQEEQNVLNNLKSRLTINSDKKTGVITLEIIMQSPEISAYIADTLTSYLQAYVINYRTQKARNDLAYAEKLYEESKINYYKAQKALATFTDGNLNVVSAQFGTTQERLQNESNLAYSVYNQTAQQVQMAKLKVQNTTPVFTVIQPAVKPLQASKPSKKIILVCFMFLSLLGASLWTLRNDLFDISNRNEEADT encoded by the coding sequence ATGGAAGGACAAAGACAAGATAATATATCAGAGGAAAAAGAAATAGACTTATTGGCATTGGTAAACAAAATCTGGCTAAAGAAAAAGTTTATACTAAAAGTTGTTGGTATAGCTTTTATTCTCGGATTGGTGGTTGCTTTTAGTATTCCGAAAGAATATACGACAAGGGTCATTTTAGTCCCCGATACTCAAACCTCGGGAACAATGGGATCTTTGGCTGCTTTAGCCGGAATAAACTTAAATAGTATGACAGGAACAGATGCCTTGGCTTCTCCTGACCTCTACCCAGACATCATTAATTCTTCACCTTTCCTCCAGGGGTTATTCGATATTCCGGTAATAGATGCCGATAAGAACATTGATACTACTCTCTACTCATATTTAAACGACCATCAGTCGGCCGCCTGGTGGAGTTATATATTAAATGCTGGAGGATTATTAAAAAAGCAATTCTCATCGAATGATAAAAATATAAATATGATAAAAGCTCCAAATAGTCGTTTTATTTCTCAAGAAGAACAAAATGTACTGAATAATTTAAAAAGCAGATTGACTATTAATTCTGATAAAAAGACAGGAGTTATTACTCTCGAGATAATTATGCAGAGCCCAGAGATATCTGCATATATAGCAGATACACTCACTTCTTACCTTCAGGCATATGTCATCAATTATCGTACACAAAAAGCTCGAAATGATTTAGCCTATGCAGAAAAACTATATGAGGAGTCGAAAATAAATTATTATAAGGCGCAAAAAGCTCTGGCAACATTTACAGATGGAAATCTTAATGTTGTTTCCGCTCAATTTGGGACAACACAAGAACGGTTACAGAATGAATCAAACCTAGCCTATTCTGTTTATAATCAGACAGCCCAGCAGGTACAGATGGCAAAACTAAAAGTACAGAATACAACGCCTGTTTTCACGGTTATTCAACCAGCGGTAAAACCATTACAAGCTTCAAAACCATCTAAGAAAATAATATTAGTATGTTTTATGTTTTTATCCTTATTAGGAGCTTCATTATGGACTCTAAGAAACGATTTATTCGACATTTCGAACAGAAATGAAGAAGCTGATACTTGA
- a CDS encoding SLBB domain-containing protein — MKRVILYFFISLISGNLLFAQMSDSQVIEYVKTEAAKGTSQQMIATELLKRGATQDQLLRIKSQVNQQNQNTSNINTPTSRPTLRKDVTSETYALRNDSIARLLEYQREYGLLEDNKPVIFGKNIFNQKNLSFLPNMNIPTPEDYKLGPGDEIVIDIWGASQASLQQIISPEGSIVVDRLGPVYLNGMTIREANSYIQQKFSSVYSGIGNEGGSSQIKLTLGQIRTIQINILGEVAVPGTYALSSLSSVFHALYNAGGINDIGSLRSIQLYRKGKLIKTIDIYQYLLNGNASGETRLMDGDIIMVPPYISLVEIVGKIKRPMFYEMTVTETLSDLIKYSGGFTGDAYKEKIDITRKTGKYDKAYTVSSKDFENFILDDKDSIFVSAGLNQFDNRVEIKGAVFRPGYYEVGEQIKTIKNLIEKAGGIKENAFLNRAILTREKADLTRETVPINLKNLLEGRTADINLKKNDMLLVASDSVLVELGSFTIYGDVQTPGEYDYAEGTSIEDLIIKAGGLLKSASLAKVDVSRRIVDPLSIESPNVIADIYTFNIKNGLIVDGPPDFVLNPYDQVYIRRSPGYIEQRNIEIAGEVLFPGRYALKEKTERLSDIVKRAGNLTPHAFSAGARLLREKTIMEMTEERKAMQALSKGLKDSISTDLLNINPYYSVGIELDKAIANPKSEYDLVLREGDQLIVPEYDNTVRINGSVMYPNTVLYKRGQKVSYYINQAGGYSDLAEKKRAYIVYMNGTVAKVKGSNRDAIQPGCNIVIPSKEQKEKMSLAQILSLGTSVTSMASVVALLINNLSK, encoded by the coding sequence ATGAAAAGAGTTATTCTTTATTTTTTTATTTCATTAATTTCAGGAAACCTGTTGTTTGCCCAGATGTCCGATTCACAGGTCATAGAATATGTTAAAACAGAGGCAGCCAAAGGAACTTCCCAACAAATGATTGCTACCGAACTTTTAAAGCGGGGAGCAACTCAAGACCAGCTATTAAGGATAAAAAGTCAGGTAAATCAGCAAAATCAGAATACCAGCAATATAAACACCCCTACAAGCAGACCAACACTCAGAAAAGACGTAACGAGTGAAACGTATGCTCTTAGAAATGACTCCATAGCCAGACTGTTGGAATACCAACGAGAATATGGCCTTTTAGAAGATAACAAACCTGTAATTTTCGGTAAAAATATATTCAACCAAAAGAATCTTTCATTTCTACCTAATATGAATATCCCGACGCCCGAAGATTATAAATTAGGACCCGGTGATGAAATAGTCATTGATATCTGGGGGGCATCTCAAGCATCACTGCAACAAATAATTTCTCCGGAGGGGAGTATTGTGGTAGACAGGCTTGGCCCTGTTTACTTAAACGGAATGACAATAAGAGAAGCAAACTCTTATATACAACAAAAGTTTTCGAGTGTTTATTCAGGCATCGGTAATGAAGGAGGGTCTTCTCAAATAAAACTTACTTTAGGCCAAATACGTACTATCCAGATAAACATATTAGGAGAGGTGGCCGTACCGGGTACATATGCTTTATCTTCTCTCTCATCGGTATTTCATGCTTTATACAATGCAGGAGGGATAAATGACATCGGTTCTTTACGTTCTATTCAACTGTATCGTAAAGGTAAGCTCATAAAAACAATAGACATCTATCAGTACCTATTGAATGGGAATGCAAGTGGCGAAACCCGTTTGATGGACGGAGATATTATTATGGTTCCTCCATATATCTCTCTTGTAGAGATAGTAGGGAAAATAAAACGCCCTATGTTTTATGAGATGACAGTAACCGAAACCCTTTCAGACCTAATCAAATATTCGGGAGGTTTTACGGGTGATGCATACAAAGAAAAAATAGATATTACCAGAAAGACAGGGAAATACGATAAGGCATATACTGTTAGTTCAAAAGATTTTGAGAACTTCATATTGGACGATAAAGATAGCATCTTTGTTAGTGCGGGATTAAATCAGTTTGACAATAGAGTTGAAATAAAAGGAGCTGTATTCAGACCCGGTTACTATGAAGTGGGCGAACAGATAAAAACAATAAAGAATCTAATAGAAAAAGCCGGAGGCATTAAAGAAAATGCATTCCTCAACAGAGCGATACTCACAAGGGAAAAAGCTGACTTAACTCGTGAAACAGTTCCTATCAACCTGAAAAATCTTCTTGAAGGCCGTACCGCTGATATTAACCTGAAGAAAAACGATATGCTCCTCGTAGCTTCAGATAGCGTATTAGTTGAATTAGGCAGCTTCACCATTTATGGAGATGTACAGACTCCAGGAGAGTATGACTATGCAGAAGGAACAAGCATCGAAGATTTAATCATCAAGGCCGGGGGGCTTCTAAAATCAGCCTCTTTAGCAAAAGTGGATGTTTCGAGAAGGATCGTTGACCCTTTAAGTATTGAGAGTCCAAATGTGATAGCCGATATTTATACATTTAATATAAAAAATGGATTGATAGTAGATGGTCCACCGGATTTTGTATTGAATCCATACGATCAGGTATACATCCGCCGTAGTCCGGGATATATCGAGCAGAGAAATATAGAGATTGCAGGCGAAGTTCTATTTCCGGGCAGATATGCTTTGAAGGAAAAAACTGAAAGGCTTTCGGATATTGTAAAACGAGCTGGCAATTTAACCCCCCACGCATTTTCTGCAGGAGCAAGATTGTTAAGAGAGAAAACAATAATGGAAATGACTGAAGAAAGAAAAGCTATGCAAGCCCTATCGAAGGGACTGAAAGATTCTATTTCTACAGATTTACTAAACATTAATCCTTATTACTCAGTAGGTATAGAATTGGACAAAGCGATTGCAAATCCAAAATCAGAATATGACCTTGTCCTTCGTGAAGGAGATCAACTTATTGTACCGGAATATGATAATACGGTAAGAATAAATGGCTCCGTCATGTACCCAAATACTGTTCTATACAAAAGAGGACAGAAAGTATCTTATTACATTAATCAAGCTGGAGGATACAGTGATTTGGCAGAAAAGAAAAGAGCATATATCGTATATATGAATGGAACTGTTGCAAAGGTAAAGGGTTCAAATAGAGATGCAATCCAACCGGGATGTAATATTGTTATCCCATCTAAGGAACAGAAAGAGAAAATGTCATTAGCTCAGATATTAAGCCTAGGGACCAGTGTTACTTCTATGGCTTCTGTCGTTGCTTTATTAATAAATAATTTGAGCAAGTAA
- a CDS encoding D-sedoheptulose-7-phosphate isomerase, giving the protein MELEQIITEHIRKSISVKESILSNPAIIASIKDAATATVDAYKRGKKTLIAGNGGSAADAQHIAGEFVSRFYFDRPGIPSIALSTDTSIITAIGNDYGFDRLFERQVHAQGAEGDIFIGLTTSGNSENIVRALHACKEKGINSIILTGKSGGKASELCDICIKVPSEETPRIQESHILIAHIICCIVEEELFGNQK; this is encoded by the coding sequence ATGGAACTTGAACAAATTATTACAGAGCACATCCGAAAGTCTATCTCTGTAAAGGAATCTATACTATCCAATCCTGCCATCATAGCAAGCATCAAAGATGCTGCTACAGCAACAGTGGATGCTTACAAAAGAGGAAAAAAAACACTGATTGCAGGAAATGGAGGAAGTGCTGCAGATGCACAACATATAGCCGGGGAGTTTGTTAGCCGATTTTATTTCGATAGACCCGGAATCCCTTCCATAGCATTATCAACTGATACATCTATTATAACTGCAATAGGAAACGACTACGGGTTCGATAGGCTTTTTGAGAGACAAGTGCATGCTCAGGGTGCAGAAGGCGATATTTTTATCGGTCTTACAACATCCGGCAACTCCGAAAACATTGTCAGGGCACTACATGCATGTAAAGAAAAAGGTATAAATTCTATAATTTTGACGGGTAAATCAGGAGGCAAAGCTTCTGAGCTATGTGATATTTGCATAAAAGTTCCGTCGGAGGAAACTCCAAGGATACAGGAATCACATATACTAATAGCCCATATTATTTGCTGTATCGTTGAAGAAGAGTTATTTGGAAATCAAAAGTAG
- a CDS encoding SPOR domain-containing protein, producing MENKVFTYLEFALPIHNCVTIPELGGFIVNQEEPLHHIDANVCVPGYMITFNPDLKHDDGVIVSYYIRDGKMTYNAALQKIKDFVKGLKQELSTQKPVSCGRLGSLYMNKEGKLLFEANSSFVFPSLYGLTAVGLSNLSNINRRESASRKSFPIKYTLGSIAAALVAMFLFTVPSANVSNNTGLQGAITQQSGFIYSLAEQVKPLLEADSVKVLETKVESKEPEAQPQSLRTYYIIVGGEDTQSRAERLLDKIKKSGLQSVNILEAGGRFRIYVASFSDKPEAEGFLDTFRKENPKYETAWLYSKRN from the coding sequence ATGGAAAACAAAGTCTTTACATATTTAGAATTTGCCTTGCCAATCCATAACTGTGTGACTATACCGGAGTTGGGTGGGTTTATTGTCAATCAGGAGGAACCATTGCATCATATTGATGCTAATGTGTGCGTACCCGGATATATGATAACTTTCAACCCTGATCTGAAGCATGATGATGGTGTAATCGTCTCTTATTATATAAGAGACGGTAAAATGACATATAATGCTGCATTGCAAAAAATAAAAGATTTTGTCAAAGGCTTAAAACAAGAGCTTTCTACTCAAAAGCCTGTATCTTGTGGAAGATTGGGTAGCTTATACATGAATAAGGAAGGTAAACTTCTGTTCGAGGCTAATTCATCTTTTGTGTTTCCTTCTCTTTATGGTCTTACCGCTGTGGGGTTAAGCAACCTGTCGAATATAAATAGACGGGAGTCTGCTTCAAGAAAAAGCTTTCCGATTAAATATACGCTCGGAAGTATTGCCGCTGCCTTGGTTGCAATGTTTTTATTCACTGTACCATCAGCAAATGTAAGTAATAATACAGGTTTGCAAGGTGCCATAACTCAGCAGTCAGGCTTTATCTATTCTCTTGCAGAACAAGTAAAACCATTGTTGGAGGCTGATTCTGTTAAAGTTCTAGAAACCAAGGTAGAGAGCAAAGAGCCTGAAGCACAGCCTCAATCTTTACGTACATACTATATCATTGTAGGGGGAGAGGATACACAATCCAGAGCAGAACGTTTGTTGGATAAGATTAAGAAGAGTGGTCTTCAGAGTGTAAATATCTTAGAGGCAGGAGGTCGTTTCCGTATCTATGTAGCTTCATTCTCTGATAAGCCTGAAGCCGAAGGCTTTTTGGACACATTCCGTAAAGAGAATCCAAAATACGAAACAGCTTGGTTGTATTCCAAAAGGAACTAA
- the upp gene encoding uracil phosphoribosyltransferase, with protein sequence MRIINLSEQNTILNRFVSELRDVDIQKDSMRFRRNVERIGETMAYEISKTLNYAPLETQTPLGTSITNVPTDPIVIATILRAGLVFHHGFLECFDKAENAFVSAYRKYRENHQSFHIHIEYIASPQIENKVLILTDPMLATGGSMDLSYQALLTKGEPSHVHIATIIASKQAIDYCAKNFPQEKTTIWAAAIDPELNESAYIVPGLGDAGDLAYGEKE encoded by the coding sequence ATGAGAATTATAAATCTTTCAGAGCAAAACACTATCCTCAATCGTTTTGTCAGCGAATTGCGCGATGTAGACATCCAGAAGGATAGCATGCGTTTCAGACGAAATGTTGAACGCATAGGAGAAACAATGGCTTATGAGATCAGTAAAACACTGAATTACGCGCCGCTCGAAACTCAAACACCTCTGGGTACATCGATCACAAATGTGCCTACCGACCCTATCGTTATCGCTACAATACTTCGTGCAGGACTTGTTTTTCATCATGGATTTCTGGAATGCTTCGACAAAGCAGAGAATGCTTTTGTTTCTGCCTACAGGAAATACAGAGAAAACCATCAAAGTTTTCATATCCACATCGAATACATCGCTTCTCCACAAATAGAGAATAAGGTTTTGATCCTTACCGACCCGATGTTAGCTACAGGTGGCAGTATGGATTTATCGTATCAGGCGCTATTGACCAAAGGTGAGCCAAGCCATGTACATATAGCTACTATAATAGCAAGTAAGCAAGCTATTGATTATTGTGCAAAAAACTTCCCTCAGGAAAAGACTACAATATGGGCTGCGGCTATCGATCCCGAACTGAACGAATCGGCATATATAGTTCCCGGATTAGGTGATGCCGGAGATTTGGCATACGGAGAAAAAGAATAA
- a CDS encoding shikimate dehydrogenase family protein, with amino-acid sequence MDTYGLIGYPLKHSFSKKFFTEKFEKEGIDAEYLNFEIEDISQFTDIIRNYPNLKGLNVTIPYKEKIIPYLDGLDKGAERIGAVNVVKVIRDKNNAIRLIGYNSDIIGFQESIRPLINTAIHKKALILGTGGASKAVKGALDALGIEWIYVSRTPSEGQLSYSDIDSQVMEKYTVIVNTSPLGTFPDVDNAPDIPYTLLTDKHLLFDLVYNPAETKFLRLGKENKASIKNGAQMLELQAIAAWKIWNE; translated from the coding sequence ATGGACACGTATGGACTAATCGGATACCCTCTGAAACACTCATTTTCCAAGAAATTCTTTACCGAGAAATTCGAAAAGGAGGGAATTGATGCAGAGTACCTCAATTTTGAGATTGAAGATATCTCTCAATTTACTGATATTATCCGCAACTATCCAAACCTTAAAGGTCTGAATGTAACAATCCCATACAAAGAAAAAATAATACCATACCTCGATGGGCTCGACAAAGGGGCTGAAAGGATCGGGGCCGTAAATGTGGTAAAAGTAATCCGAGACAAAAACAATGCAATAAGATTGATCGGATACAACTCCGATATTATCGGATTTCAGGAATCTATCAGGCCGCTTATCAATACGGCTATCCATAAAAAAGCATTGATATTAGGAACAGGCGGTGCATCCAAAGCGGTAAAAGGAGCGTTAGATGCACTAGGCATAGAGTGGATATATGTATCGAGAACTCCGAGTGAAGGACAATTATCATACAGCGATATCGACTCACAGGTAATGGAGAAATATACCGTCATCGTCAACACATCGCCACTGGGCACTTTTCCGGACGTAGACAATGCCCCCGACATCCCATACACCCTGCTCACAGACAAACACCTGCTTTTCGATCTGGTGTATAATCCGGCTGAAACAAAGTTTCTGAGGCTGGGCAAAGAGAATAAGGCTAGCATAAAAAACGGAGCCCAAATGCTCGAGCTGCAAGCCATTGCAGCATGGAAAATATGGAATGAATAA
- a CDS encoding OmpH family outer membrane protein has protein sequence MKNISYIINGVFAVAIIVLFILFFTSNKGNTGTEDSSLTFTKGDSTGMLPIAYVNVDSLLINYNYAKDANDALMKKYNSSNATLTQKQRQLEAEGAEFQRKVQNNAFLSQERAQQEAARIQKLESDLHAMAQKLQEDYLREQQKVNTQMADSVRLILKEMNKTANYQMIFSNTGLDNVLLAKDGYDITQKVITLLNSRYKPEASK, from the coding sequence ATGAAAAATATCTCTTACATTATTAATGGCGTTTTTGCTGTTGCAATAATCGTCCTTTTCATTTTATTTTTCACATCTAATAAGGGAAACACAGGAACTGAAGACTCATCTCTCACATTCACAAAAGGAGACTCTACCGGCATGCTTCCTATAGCTTATGTAAATGTAGATTCACTTTTGATAAACTACAATTATGCTAAAGATGCGAATGATGCGTTGATGAAAAAGTACAATAGTTCAAATGCTACTCTTACCCAAAAGCAAAGACAACTAGAAGCCGAAGGCGCAGAATTTCAGAGAAAAGTTCAAAACAATGCATTCTTAAGTCAAGAAAGAGCACAACAAGAAGCTGCACGTATCCAAAAATTGGAAAGCGACCTGCATGCAATGGCTCAAAAATTGCAAGAAGATTATCTGAGAGAACAGCAAAAAGTAAATACGCAGATGGCCGATTCTGTTCGCCTGATATTGAAGGAGATGAACAAAACAGCCAACTACCAAATGATATTTAGCAATACAGGTTTGGATAATGTTCTGTTAGCCAAAGATGGTTATGATATTACACAGAAGGTGATAACCCTGTTGAATAGCCGCTACAAACCTGAAGCTTCTAAGTAA
- a CDS encoding aminoacyl-histidine dipeptidase, with protein sequence MTIKDLKPSGIWNYFHEITQIPRPSKKEEKIIAYLLEFAKKHNLQAKKDDTGNVLITKPATKGKENLPTVILQGHVDMVCEKNSGTKHDFDNDPIETYIDGDWLKAKGTTLGADNGMGVAAALTILASDTIEHGKLECLFTVDEETGLTGAYALGKDFLTGDVLINLDTEEEGEIYIGCAGGKITTVTFTYKKEEVPANYFWFKVQVNGLNGGHSGAEIHKGLGNANKILNRYLWELNKKQDLVLAEIDGGNLHNAIAREAYAIAGVPYSKKEDVIVELNTLVPQIEGELKVVDPNVKMTVSSTDTPAFVLDKETTGNLLNAIYACPHGVLAMSHEIPDLVETSTNLASIKMKEGNTIVITTSQRSSTNSLKDDAGNIVNAVFTLAKAEVVHSAGYPGWKPNPDSKVLAVAKKAYESLYGKEPEIMAIHAGLECGLFLEKYPHLDMISCGPTIRNAHSPEEQIEIPSVAKWWPFLLEVLKNIPAK encoded by the coding sequence ATGACAATTAAAGATTTAAAACCGAGTGGTATATGGAATTATTTCCACGAAATAACTCAAATTCCGAGACCTTCTAAAAAAGAAGAAAAAATAATCGCTTACCTATTAGAATTCGCAAAAAAACATAACCTGCAAGCCAAAAAAGACGATACAGGCAACGTTTTGATAACAAAACCGGCAACCAAGGGTAAAGAAAATCTTCCGACCGTAATACTTCAAGGGCATGTAGATATGGTGTGCGAGAAAAATAGCGGAACCAAGCACGATTTCGACAACGATCCGATAGAAACCTATATAGATGGAGATTGGCTCAAAGCCAAAGGAACAACTCTGGGTGCTGATAATGGTATGGGAGTTGCTGCTGCTTTGACTATCTTGGCTTCGGATACAATAGAGCATGGCAAGCTTGAATGTTTGTTTACTGTAGACGAAGAGACAGGTTTGACAGGAGCGTATGCTTTAGGAAAGGATTTCCTTACCGGAGATGTGCTTATCAATCTGGATACAGAAGAAGAAGGTGAAATATATATAGGATGTGCCGGAGGTAAGATTACCACTGTTACATTTACATATAAGAAAGAAGAAGTGCCTGCCAATTATTTCTGGTTCAAAGTACAAGTGAATGGATTGAACGGAGGGCATTCCGGAGCAGAAATCCATAAAGGATTGGGTAATGCCAATAAAATATTGAACCGCTACTTGTGGGAGCTCAATAAAAAACAAGATTTGGTGCTTGCCGAGATCGACGGAGGAAATCTTCACAATGCTATTGCCCGCGAGGCTTACGCTATTGCCGGAGTGCCATACAGCAAGAAGGAAGATGTAATCGTAGAATTGAATACACTGGTTCCACAAATTGAGGGCGAACTGAAGGTTGTAGACCCGAATGTAAAAATGACGGTGTCTTCGACAGATACACCTGCTTTTGTACTCGATAAGGAAACAACCGGCAATTTGCTGAACGCAATTTATGCTTGTCCTCATGGCGTATTGGCGATGAGTCATGAAATACCCGATTTGGTAGAAACTTCTACAAATCTGGCTTCTATAAAAATGAAGGAGGGTAATACAATTGTGATAACAACAAGCCAAAGAAGCTCTACAAATTCGTTGAAAGATGATGCGGGTAATATTGTAAATGCAGTATTTACATTGGCTAAAGCTGAGGTTGTGCATTCGGCAGGATATCCCGGATGGAAGCCAAATCCAGATTCTAAAGTATTGGCGGTAGCTAAGAAGGCATACGAAAGCCTGTATGGCAAAGAGCCTGAAATAATGGCTATACATGCCGGATTGGAATGTGGTCTGTTCTTGGAGAAATATCCGCATTTGGATATGATTTCATGTGGTCCGACAATTCGTAATGCGCACTCTCCCGAGGAACAGATAGAAATTCCTTCTGTTGCCAAATGGTGGCCTTTCTTATTGGAAGTGTTGAAGAATATTCCGGCTAAATAA
- a CDS encoding DsbA family oxidoreductase — protein MDKMKIDIWSDIACPHCYIGKRRLEKALEQFPHRKNVELVWHSYELDPSLPKKAGTQSIYSYFAKKFAMSEDEARRTQAKVAQMAKGVGLDYDFDNLVVVSTSDALRLVKLAKESSLGTEAEEVLFDAYFVKGRNISDPAVLVQLGTSIGLQETEILAMLDSDKYLSEIKKDIEYSENELGLEYIPFYLFNNKQVVQGSIPVEDYLKVLNEAYAEWEGSGVSSEKGEVISGQSCSIDGVCSL, from the coding sequence ATGGATAAAATGAAAATAGATATATGGTCGGATATAGCTTGTCCGCATTGCTATATTGGAAAACGTAGACTCGAAAAAGCTTTGGAGCAATTTCCGCATCGTAAGAATGTAGAACTTGTTTGGCACAGCTATGAGTTAGATCCTAGCTTACCGAAGAAAGCCGGAACACAATCCATTTACAGCTATTTTGCCAAGAAGTTTGCTATGTCCGAAGATGAGGCTCGCCGTACGCAGGCCAAAGTGGCCCAGATGGCTAAGGGAGTTGGGTTGGACTATGACTTTGATAATCTCGTTGTGGTTAGCACATCCGATGCTTTGAGATTGGTGAAACTGGCAAAGGAATCTAGTTTGGGAACTGAGGCCGAAGAAGTTTTGTTTGATGCTTATTTTGTCAAAGGTCGGAATATAAGCGACCCTGCTGTGTTGGTACAGTTAGGTACAAGCATCGGTCTGCAAGAAACTGAAATCTTGGCTATGCTCGATAGTGATAAATATCTTTCGGAGATAAAGAAGGATATAGAATACAGCGAGAATGAGCTTGGATTGGAATATATTCCTTTCTATTTGTTTAATAATAAGCAAGTGGTGCAAGGCTCTATCCCTGTGGAAGACTATCTCAAAGTGCTGAATGAGGCTTATGCCGAGTGGGAAGGCAGCGGAGTTTCGTCCGAAAAAGGAGAAGTCATAAGCGGGCAATCGTGCTCGATAGACGGAGTATGCAGCTTGTAG